The following proteins come from a genomic window of Paramicrobacterium humi:
- a CDS encoding L-threonylcarbamoyladenylate synthase codes for MSKVYDCSVESELLAGMRLARTSLGRGELVVLPTDTVYGIAADAFNPAAVQRLLDAKGRTRQQPPPVLVSGPDTLAALAAVVPEPVTRLVEAFWPGGLTVILPAQPSLAWDLGETHDTVALRMPDHDLTLELLRDTGPLAVSSANRTGMPPATTSAEAYDMLGEAVEVYLDAGTGKSVPSTIVDATALTIEGGTARVLRDGAISREQLREVLGDLLSED; via the coding sequence ATGTCGAAGGTCTACGACTGCTCGGTCGAATCAGAACTCCTGGCCGGTATGCGGCTCGCTCGCACGTCTCTCGGACGCGGTGAGCTCGTTGTGCTCCCCACGGACACGGTCTACGGGATCGCCGCTGACGCGTTCAATCCCGCAGCGGTGCAGCGCCTGCTCGACGCGAAGGGGCGCACTCGGCAGCAGCCGCCGCCCGTGCTCGTCTCAGGGCCCGACACCCTCGCGGCGCTCGCGGCGGTCGTCCCCGAGCCGGTCACACGGCTCGTCGAGGCGTTCTGGCCCGGCGGCCTCACCGTCATCCTGCCCGCGCAGCCGAGCCTCGCCTGGGATCTGGGGGAGACGCACGACACCGTCGCGCTGCGCATGCCCGACCACGATCTCACTCTCGAGCTGCTGCGTGACACGGGACCGCTCGCCGTCTCGAGCGCCAACCGCACGGGCATGCCGCCCGCGACGACTTCCGCGGAGGCGTACGACATGCTCGGGGAGGCCGTCGAGGTGTACCTCGATGCAGGCACCGGCAAGAGCGTCCCTTCCACGATCGTCGACGCGACCGCTCTCACCATCGAAGGCGGGACCGCGCGAGTGCTGCGCGACGGCGCGATAAGCCGAGAGCAGCTGCGCGAGGTTCTCGGCGACCTCCTCTCCGAGGACTAG
- the prmC gene encoding peptide chain release factor N(5)-glutamine methyltransferase: MPHRPTVTELLQSATATLARAGIADAAVDAELLVGHVIGMGRGQVQAAAVTGRDIDESDAAELAALVERRAAREPLQHITGVAGFRTLELAVGPGVFVPRPETEQVTQIAIDALRMLPEERPVAVDLGTGSGAIALAMAVEVPHARVFAVENSVEAFLWTRQNFRAVGADNATLVFDDLGRALPELDGAASVVISNPPYVPDAATPIDPEVRFYDPVAALYGGADGLDVVRVLSVTAARLLRPGGTLVIEHGEQQGEAIRGILTADGWRASATFPDFTMRDRATTAIRA, from the coding sequence ATGCCTCACCGCCCCACCGTCACCGAACTGCTTCAATCCGCGACGGCGACGCTCGCCCGGGCGGGGATCGCCGACGCCGCCGTCGACGCGGAGCTGCTCGTCGGCCACGTCATCGGCATGGGTCGCGGGCAGGTGCAGGCGGCCGCCGTCACGGGGCGTGACATCGACGAGTCGGATGCCGCCGAGCTGGCCGCCCTCGTCGAACGCCGTGCCGCACGCGAGCCCCTGCAGCACATCACGGGCGTGGCCGGGTTCCGCACCCTCGAGCTCGCCGTCGGCCCAGGGGTTTTCGTTCCTCGGCCGGAGACCGAGCAAGTGACGCAGATCGCGATAGACGCGCTGCGGATGCTGCCGGAGGAGCGACCCGTCGCCGTCGACCTCGGCACCGGATCCGGCGCGATCGCGCTCGCCATGGCCGTGGAAGTCCCGCACGCGAGAGTTTTCGCTGTCGAGAACTCCGTCGAGGCGTTCCTCTGGACGCGGCAGAATTTCCGCGCCGTCGGCGCCGACAATGCCACGCTCGTCTTCGACGATCTCGGCCGCGCCCTGCCCGAGCTCGACGGCGCCGCGTCCGTGGTCATCTCCAACCCGCCGTACGTTCCCGACGCCGCGACTCCGATCGATCCCGAAGTGCGCTTCTACGACCCGGTCGCCGCGCTCTACGGCGGGGCCGATGGCCTTGACGTCGTGCGCGTGCTCTCGGTCACCGCGGCACGATTGCTTCGCCCCGGCGGCACGCTCGTGATCGAGCACGGCGAGCAGCAGGGCGAGGCGATCCGCGGCATCCTCACGGCTGACGGCTGGCGAGCTTCCGCCACGTTCCCCGACTTCACGATGCGAGACCGAGCCACGACCGCCATCAGGGCCTGA
- the atpB gene encoding F0F1 ATP synthase subunit A: MNLLVPAADDGGFHAPSIWEFFPDVLLFAGTPFEINRIILIRFLAVAAVVVLFWLGTRRMKVVPGRFQSVIEMGLDFVRVSIAEDLLGKKDAKRFLPILATMFFMVLAMNLTGVIPFLNIAGTSVIGVPLVLAIVSWITFVYAGIKKSPSKFVKNSLFPAGVPWPVYFVVTPIEFISTFIIRPVTLTLRLMMNMVVGHLLLVLFFAATQFFVVSLSGWFTALGVFTFAFGFAFTLFEVLVALLQAYIFTILTAVYIQLAVAEEH; the protein is encoded by the coding sequence GTGAACCTGCTCGTGCCCGCCGCCGACGATGGCGGATTCCATGCGCCGTCGATCTGGGAGTTCTTCCCGGATGTGCTGCTTTTCGCCGGCACACCCTTTGAGATCAACCGCATCATCCTGATCCGCTTCCTCGCGGTCGCCGCCGTCGTCGTGCTGTTCTGGCTCGGAACTCGCAGGATGAAGGTCGTGCCCGGCCGCTTCCAGAGCGTCATCGAGATGGGCCTCGACTTCGTCCGCGTGAGCATCGCCGAGGACCTGCTCGGCAAGAAGGACGCGAAGCGCTTCCTGCCGATCCTCGCGACGATGTTCTTCATGGTCCTCGCGATGAACCTCACGGGAGTCATCCCGTTCCTCAACATCGCGGGAACCTCCGTCATCGGCGTCCCGCTCGTTCTCGCGATCGTCTCGTGGATCACGTTCGTGTACGCGGGCATCAAGAAGAGCCCGAGCAAGTTCGTGAAGAACTCGCTGTTCCCCGCGGGCGTGCCGTGGCCGGTCTACTTCGTGGTGACTCCGATCGAGTTCATCTCGACGTTCATCATCCGCCCCGTCACGCTCACGCTGCGTCTCATGATGAACATGGTCGTCGGGCACCTGCTGCTCGTGCTGTTCTTCGCGGCGACGCAGTTCTTCGTCGTCTCGCTGAGCGGCTGGTTCACCGCGCTCGGCGTGTTCACGTTCGCCTTCGGCTTCGCGTTCACGCTGTTCGAGGTGCTTGTCGCCCTGCTTCAGGCCTACATCTTCACCATTCTCACCGCGGTCTACATTCAGCTCGCGGTCGCTGAGGAACACTAA
- a CDS encoding F0F1 ATP synthase subunit B has product MLHTLLAAAEGETAPNPILPQPYDIIWSLVCFVIVLVVFWKVALPKLYTLLDERGAAIEGNIAKADEAQRKAEAALEEYTSQLADARAEAGRIREGAREDGKKIVAEAKDQATTEAARITASAQSQIEAERQSAIVSLRSEVGTLALDLAGNVIGESLQDDQKASAVVDRFLADLEASETTAAGNK; this is encoded by the coding sequence ATGCTTCACACACTCTTGGCGGCAGCAGAAGGGGAGACGGCTCCGAACCCGATTCTCCCGCAGCCGTACGACATCATCTGGTCGTTGGTGTGCTTCGTTATCGTTCTCGTCGTGTTCTGGAAGGTCGCCCTTCCGAAGCTGTACACGCTGCTCGACGAGCGCGGTGCGGCGATCGAGGGAAACATCGCGAAGGCAGACGAGGCTCAGCGCAAGGCTGAGGCGGCGCTCGAGGAGTACACCTCGCAGCTCGCCGACGCTCGAGCGGAGGCCGGTCGCATCCGCGAAGGCGCCAGAGAAGACGGCAAGAAGATCGTGGCAGAGGCCAAGGACCAGGCGACGACAGAGGCCGCCCGCATCACGGCAAGCGCCCAGTCGCAGATCGAGGCGGAGCGCCAGTCGGCGATCGTCTCGCTGCGCAGCGAGGTCGGCACTCTGGCTCTCGACCTCGCCGGCAACGTGATCGGCGAGTCGCTGCAGGACGACCAGAAGGCTTCGGCCGTCGTGGACCGCTTCCTCGCGGACCTCGAGGCTTCAGAGACGACAGCGGCAGGGAACAAGTAA
- the atpE gene encoding ATP synthase F0 subunit C — MDATTVLAAINGNIATVGYGLAAIGPAIGIGIVVGKTIEGVARQPELAGRLQVLMWIGIAFTEALAFIGIATYFIFV; from the coding sequence GTGGACGCAACAACCGTTCTCGCTGCAATCAACGGAAACATCGCCACGGTCGGTTACGGCCTCGCTGCAATCGGCCCGGCCATCGGCATCGGCATCGTCGTCGGAAAGACGATCGAGGGTGTCGCCCGTCAGCCTGAGCTCGCCGGTCGCCTCCAGGTTCTGATGTGGATCGGTATCGCCTTCACCGAGGCACTCGCCTTCATCGGTATCGCGACCTACTTCATCTTCGTCTAA
- a CDS encoding MraY family glycosyltransferase, with amino-acid sequence MRQYALIALAAMIITWVLSWGVYRFALRFKLYPPIRERDMHSRPTPRLGGLAMFLGVVAAAGIASLNPFFSVIFAEPGPIIAIIGATALIVILGIVDDLIDLDWMIKLAGQFLAAGLIAWLGVQIYSLPIGGRTVGSSWMSFTMTVFAIVLVMNAVNFIDGLDGLVAGVALIANGVFFVYGYLLVRQTQQFTFFNLSLLISAILVGVCAGFLPLNWHPAKMFMGDAGALLVGLLMATSAIAITGQIDPSTIESGTGSSGIGRSQLVGAFIPILLPLAILIVPLLDFGMAVFRRLRAGKSPFSADRMHLHHRLIDMGHSHIHAVVLFYAWTAVMSVSCLLLLIFDSGWWALGFCVVGVAVCMAATLAPLGRRKRLEVAAQLTADKDSTEALRENDPLDDASASGEATTHRHEGPVL; translated from the coding sequence ATGCGGCAGTATGCGCTGATCGCTCTCGCGGCCATGATCATCACGTGGGTGCTGTCATGGGGCGTATACAGGTTCGCGCTGCGGTTCAAGCTGTACCCGCCGATCCGTGAGCGGGACATGCACTCGCGGCCAACGCCGCGTCTCGGCGGGCTCGCGATGTTCCTCGGCGTCGTCGCGGCGGCGGGCATCGCCTCCCTCAACCCGTTCTTCAGCGTCATCTTCGCCGAGCCCGGCCCGATCATCGCGATCATCGGCGCGACGGCCCTCATCGTCATCCTCGGCATCGTCGACGACCTGATCGACCTCGACTGGATGATCAAGCTCGCGGGGCAGTTCCTCGCCGCCGGACTGATCGCCTGGCTCGGGGTGCAGATCTACTCGCTCCCGATCGGCGGCCGCACGGTCGGCTCGAGCTGGATGTCGTTCACGATGACGGTCTTCGCCATCGTCCTCGTCATGAACGCCGTCAACTTCATCGACGGTCTCGACGGACTCGTCGCCGGAGTCGCTCTCATCGCCAACGGCGTGTTCTTCGTGTACGGGTACCTTCTCGTGCGGCAGACGCAGCAGTTCACGTTCTTCAACCTGTCGCTGCTGATCTCCGCGATCCTCGTCGGCGTGTGCGCCGGATTCCTGCCGCTCAACTGGCATCCGGCGAAGATGTTCATGGGCGACGCGGGCGCGCTTCTCGTCGGCCTGCTCATGGCCACCTCGGCCATCGCGATCACGGGCCAGATCGACCCGAGCACTATCGAGTCCGGCACGGGCAGCTCCGGCATCGGCAGGTCGCAGCTCGTCGGCGCCTTCATCCCGATACTGCTGCCGCTCGCGATACTCATCGTGCCGCTCCTCGACTTCGGCATGGCCGTCTTCCGGCGACTGCGGGCCGGCAAGAGCCCGTTCAGCGCCGACCGGATGCACTTGCACCACCGGCTCATCGACATGGGGCACAGCCACATCCATGCCGTGGTCCTGTTCTACGCGTGGACCGCCGTCATGTCGGTCTCCTGCCTGCTTCTGCTCATCTTCGACTCCGGCTGGTGGGCCCTCGGGTTCTGCGTCGTCGGCGTCGCCGTGTGCATGGCCGCCACGCTCGCGCCGCTCGGCCGCCGGAAGCGACTCGAGGTCGCGGCGCAGCTCACAGCCGACAAGGACTCGACCGAAGCCCTCCGCGAGAACGATCCCCTCGATGACGCTTCCGCCTCGGGCGAAGCCACGACTCACCGACACGAAGGACCAGTACTGTGA
- a CDS encoding F0F1 ATP synthase subunit delta gives MGSATREALAQSVAALEAAQGSVDLSTAAELLDAGRVIDASAQLRTLIADPAAEPEVKAEVANRVFGGRVGQTAASLLGVIARGRWSSAEDLLAGVEELGIRAAAISAPDADLESELFQFGRAVSSNAELELALSAKLGSGDAKADLVQKLLAGKASEQTVLIVSQLVRQARGRRTGELLRRAASVVASQRGRTVATVTSASPLNDTQVERLRGVLGGMYKQDIAFNLVVDPELVGGMRIQAGDDVIDGSIASRLADLKLKLAG, from the coding sequence ATGGGTAGCGCAACAAGAGAAGCACTCGCTCAGTCGGTGGCGGCCCTCGAGGCCGCCCAGGGCTCCGTCGACCTCTCCACTGCAGCCGAGCTGCTCGACGCGGGACGCGTCATCGACGCTTCCGCGCAATTGCGCACGCTGATCGCGGACCCTGCGGCCGAGCCTGAGGTGAAGGCCGAGGTTGCGAACCGCGTGTTCGGCGGGCGCGTGGGGCAGACCGCCGCCTCGCTCCTCGGCGTCATCGCGCGCGGACGCTGGTCCTCGGCGGAGGACCTGCTCGCGGGCGTGGAAGAACTGGGCATTCGGGCCGCCGCGATCTCGGCACCCGACGCCGACCTCGAGTCGGAGCTGTTCCAGTTCGGCCGCGCCGTCTCGTCGAACGCCGAGCTGGAGCTCGCGCTCAGCGCGAAGCTCGGCAGCGGAGACGCGAAGGCGGATCTCGTGCAGAAGCTGTTGGCCGGCAAGGCGAGCGAGCAGACCGTGCTGATCGTCTCGCAGCTGGTGCGTCAGGCGCGCGGGCGCCGCACGGGCGAGCTGCTGCGCCGAGCGGCATCCGTCGTCGCATCCCAGCGGGGCCGCACCGTCGCGACCGTCACGAGCGCGAGCCCGTTGAACGACACCCAGGTCGAGCGGCTCCGCGGCGTGCTCGGCGGCATGTACAAGCAGGACATCGCGTTCAACCTGGTCGTCGACCCCGAGCTCGTTGGGGGAATGCGCATCCAGGCGGGGGATGATGTCATCGACGGCAGCATCGCCTCACGCCTCGCCGACCTGAAACTCAAGCTCGCCGGCTAG
- a CDS encoding F0F1 ATP synthase subunit gamma: protein MGAQLRVYTQKIRSAQTTKKITKAMELIAASRITKAQARVAASGPYSRAITRAVSAVATYSNVDHVLTTEPEKVTRAAVVILTSDRGLAGAYNAQVLRQGSELTELLRSQGKEVVHYLYGRKAVGYFQFRKMPIAAQWTGNSENPDFATAQEVAKTVLDAFTTDAADGGVDEIHIVYNKFVSMMTQSPEVVRLLPLEVVEGVEEPEDTAVLPLYEFEPDPEVVLDSLLPVYVESRIYNAMLQAAAAKHAATQKAMKSASDNADKLITDYTRLRNNARQAEITQQISEIVGGADALSAS from the coding sequence ATGGGTGCACAGCTTCGGGTCTACACGCAGAAGATCAGGTCTGCGCAGACGACCAAGAAGATCACGAAGGCGATGGAGCTCATCGCCGCCTCGCGCATCACGAAGGCGCAGGCTCGCGTGGCAGCATCCGGTCCGTACTCCCGTGCCATCACCCGCGCCGTGTCAGCCGTGGCGACGTACTCGAACGTCGACCACGTGCTGACGACGGAGCCCGAGAAGGTCACGCGCGCCGCTGTCGTCATCCTGACGTCGGACCGCGGACTCGCGGGCGCCTACAACGCGCAGGTGCTGCGGCAGGGCAGTGAGCTCACCGAGCTGCTGCGCAGCCAGGGCAAGGAGGTCGTGCACTACCTGTACGGTCGCAAGGCGGTCGGCTACTTCCAGTTCCGCAAGATGCCCATCGCGGCGCAGTGGACCGGGAACTCCGAGAACCCCGACTTCGCGACTGCCCAGGAAGTCGCGAAGACGGTGCTCGACGCGTTCACGACGGATGCCGCTGACGGCGGCGTGGACGAGATCCACATCGTCTACAACAAGTTCGTGAGCATGATGACGCAGTCGCCTGAGGTCGTGCGCCTGCTGCCGCTCGAGGTCGTCGAGGGTGTCGAGGAGCCAGAGGACACGGCCGTGCTGCCGCTGTACGAGTTCGAGCCAGACCCCGAGGTCGTCCTCGACTCGCTCCTGCCGGTGTACGTCGAGAGCCGCATCTACAACGCCATGCTGCAGGCGGCCGCCGCGAAGCACGCGGCCACCCAGAAGGCGATGAAGTCGGCGAGCGACAACGCGGACAAGCTGATCACCGACTACACCCGCTTGCGCAACAACGCGCGCCAGGCGGAGATCACCCAGCAGATCTCGGAGATCGTCGGCGGCGCCGACGCCCTGTCTGCGTCCTAG
- the cysK gene encoding cysteine synthase A, protein MDQGEPVTGKTYTNITEAFGNTPLVKLNRIAEGIDATVLAKLEFYNPASSVKDRIGIAILDAAEASGVLKPGGTVIEGTSGNTGIALAAAGAARGYKVILVMPSSMSMERRVLLRAYGAELVLTDPSGGMKLAVEKAEELAANTPGAILARQFENEANARIHRTTTGEEIWRDTDGAVDILVAGVGTGGTVTGAGRALKEHNPDVKVVAVEPKDSPLLSEGTAGPHKIQGLGANFVPSVLDTSVYDEVVTVEIEDAVSTSRALAAKDGILGGISSGAAVWAALEVAKRPENAGKTIVVVVPDSGERYVSTFLYEDLRD, encoded by the coding sequence ATGGATCAAGGAGAACCGGTGACCGGAAAGACCTACACGAACATCACCGAGGCATTCGGGAACACGCCTCTCGTCAAGCTCAACCGCATCGCGGAGGGCATCGACGCCACGGTGCTCGCGAAGCTCGAGTTCTACAACCCCGCGAGCAGCGTCAAAGACCGCATCGGCATCGCGATCCTGGACGCGGCCGAGGCGTCGGGCGTGCTGAAGCCGGGCGGCACCGTGATCGAGGGCACGAGCGGCAACACGGGAATCGCGCTTGCGGCTGCCGGTGCGGCGCGCGGCTACAAGGTGATCCTCGTGATGCCGTCGTCGATGAGCATGGAACGCCGGGTGCTGCTGCGCGCGTACGGCGCGGAGCTCGTTCTCACGGATCCGTCGGGCGGCATGAAGCTCGCTGTCGAGAAGGCTGAGGAGCTCGCGGCGAACACGCCGGGAGCGATTCTCGCGCGCCAGTTCGAAAACGAGGCCAACGCCCGCATCCACCGCACGACGACGGGCGAGGAGATCTGGCGCGACACGGACGGCGCCGTCGACATCCTCGTCGCGGGCGTCGGAACGGGCGGCACCGTCACCGGTGCCGGACGGGCGCTCAAGGAGCACAACCCCGACGTCAAGGTCGTCGCCGTCGAGCCGAAGGACTCCCCGCTGCTGAGCGAGGGCACGGCAGGCCCGCACAAGATCCAGGGCCTCGGTGCGAACTTCGTGCCCTCGGTGCTCGACACTTCCGTGTACGACGAGGTCGTCACCGTCGAGATCGAGGACGCCGTGTCGACAAGCCGCGCTCTCGCGGCAAAGGACGGGATTCTCGGCGGGATCTCCTCTGGCGCTGCCGTGTGGGCGGCGCTCGAGGTCGCGAAGCGCCCCGAGAACGCGGGAAAGACGATCGTCGTCGTCGTTCCGGACTCCGGCGAACGCTACGTGTCCACCTTCCTGTACGAGGATCTGCGCGACTGA
- the epsC gene encoding serine O-acetyltransferase EpsC yields the protein MSVLRTIREDITAARVHDPAARGRLEIALAYSGLHAIWLHRVNSRLWRRGRRLPARLGSQFARFLTGIEIHPGATIGRRFFIDHGMGVVIGETAEIGDDVMLYHGVTLGGKGAGHGKRHPTIGDGVTIGAGAKVLGPITIGAGCIIGANAVVTRDTPPHSLVVGVPAKSRPREAGNRYGLAEPEYHI from the coding sequence ATGTCAGTTCTGCGCACCATTCGTGAGGACATCACGGCCGCGCGCGTGCACGACCCTGCCGCGCGCGGCCGCCTCGAGATCGCTCTGGCCTATTCGGGCCTGCACGCGATCTGGCTGCACCGGGTGAACAGTCGCCTGTGGCGACGCGGTCGACGACTGCCGGCACGCCTCGGATCGCAGTTCGCCCGGTTCCTCACGGGGATCGAGATCCACCCGGGCGCGACGATCGGGCGCCGATTCTTCATCGATCACGGCATGGGCGTCGTGATCGGCGAGACGGCGGAGATCGGCGATGACGTGATGCTGTACCACGGTGTCACGCTTGGCGGAAAGGGCGCGGGACACGGCAAGCGGCATCCGACCATCGGCGACGGCGTCACGATCGGCGCGGGAGCGAAGGTGCTCGGGCCCATCACGATCGGCGCGGGCTGCATCATCGGCGCGAATGCCGTCGTGACCCGGGACACTCCCCCGCACTCGCTCGTCGTCGGCGTGCCGGCGAAGTCCCGGCCGCGCGAGGCGGGAAACCGCTACGGGCTCGCCGAGCCGGAGTACCACATCTGA
- the atpA gene encoding F0F1 ATP synthase subunit alpha, giving the protein MAELTISPDEIRDALKGFVSAYEPDKASKTEVGYVTDAADGIAHVEGLPGVMANELIRFADGTLGLAQNLDESEIGAIVLGEFAGIDEGMEVTRTGEVLSVAVGDGYLGRVVDPLGNPIDGLGEIATEGRRELELQAPGVMQRKSVHEPLQTGIKAIDAMIPVGRGQRQLIIGDRQTGKTAIAIDTIINQKSNWDSGDPEKQVRCIYVAVGQKGSTIASVKGALEDAGAMEYTTIVASPASDPAGFKYLAPYTGSAIGQHWMYGGKHVLIVFDDLSKQAEAYRAVSLLLRRPPGREAYPGDVFYLHSRLLERCAKLSDELGAGSMTGLPIIETKANDVSAYIPTNVISITDGQIFLQSDLFNANQRPAVDVGISVSRVGGDAQVKSIKKVSGTLKLELAQYRSLEAFAMFASDLDAASRRQLDRGARLTELLKQPQYSPYPVEEQVVSIWAGTNGKLDTVPVEDVLRFERELLDYLRRNTSVLDDLRETNQLTDETVATLDSSVDTFLSEFQTSEGKPLGPEQVEELPEEDVNQEKIVKGRR; this is encoded by the coding sequence ATGGCAGAACTCACGATCAGCCCCGATGAGATCCGGGATGCTCTGAAGGGCTTCGTCTCGGCATACGAGCCCGACAAGGCCTCGAAGACCGAGGTCGGCTATGTCACGGATGCCGCTGACGGCATCGCGCACGTCGAGGGCCTGCCCGGCGTCATGGCCAACGAACTCATCCGCTTCGCGGACGGCACGCTCGGGCTCGCCCAGAACCTGGACGAGAGCGAGATCGGCGCCATCGTGCTCGGCGAGTTCGCCGGCATCGACGAGGGCATGGAAGTCACGCGGACGGGCGAGGTCCTCTCGGTCGCCGTCGGCGACGGCTACCTCGGCCGCGTCGTCGACCCGCTCGGCAACCCGATCGACGGTCTCGGCGAGATCGCCACCGAGGGTCGGCGCGAGCTCGAGCTGCAGGCGCCCGGCGTCATGCAGCGCAAGAGCGTGCACGAGCCCCTGCAGACCGGCATCAAGGCGATCGACGCCATGATCCCCGTCGGCCGCGGCCAGCGTCAGCTCATCATCGGCGACCGCCAGACCGGCAAGACCGCGATCGCGATCGACACGATCATCAACCAGAAGTCGAACTGGGACTCGGGCGACCCCGAGAAGCAGGTTCGCTGCATCTACGTCGCCGTCGGCCAGAAGGGCTCGACCATCGCATCGGTGAAGGGCGCGCTCGAGGACGCCGGAGCGATGGAGTACACGACGATCGTGGCCTCCCCGGCATCCGACCCCGCGGGCTTCAAGTACCTCGCCCCCTACACGGGCTCGGCGATCGGCCAGCACTGGATGTACGGCGGAAAGCACGTGCTGATCGTCTTCGACGACCTGTCGAAGCAGGCGGAGGCGTACCGCGCCGTGTCGCTGCTGCTGCGTCGCCCGCCGGGGCGCGAGGCGTACCCCGGTGACGTCTTCTACCTGCACTCCCGCCTGCTCGAGCGCTGCGCGAAGCTCTCGGACGAGCTCGGTGCGGGCTCGATGACCGGTCTGCCGATCATCGAGACGAAGGCGAACGACGTCTCGGCGTACATCCCGACGAACGTGATCTCGATCACCGACGGCCAGATCTTCCTTCAGTCCGACTTGTTCAACGCGAACCAGCGTCCCGCTGTCGACGTCGGAATCTCGGTGTCCCGCGTCGGCGGTGACGCCCAGGTGAAGAGCATCAAGAAGGTCTCGGGAACGCTCAAGCTCGAGCTCGCCCAGTACCGTTCGCTCGAGGCGTTCGCGATGTTCGCGTCCGACCTCGACGCGGCCAGCCGCCGCCAGCTCGATCGCGGCGCGCGCCTGACCGAGCTGCTCAAGCAGCCGCAGTACTCGCCGTACCCGGTGGAGGAGCAGGTCGTCTCGATCTGGGCCGGCACCAACGGCAAGCTCGACACGGTTCCCGTCGAGGACGTTCTGCGATTCGAGCGTGAACTGCTCGACTACCTGCGTCGCAACACCTCGGTGCTCGACGACCTGCGGGAGACGAACCAGCTCACCGACGAGACCGTCGCGACGCTCGACAGCTCCGTCGACACGTTCCTCTCCGAGTTCCAGACGAGCGAGGGCAAGCCGCTCGGCCCCGAGCAGGTCGAGGAGCTCCCGGAAGAGGACGTCAACCAGGAGAAGATCGTCAAGGGACGTCGATAA